One window from the genome of [Mycobacterium] stephanolepidis encodes:
- the lsr2 gene encoding histone-like nucleoid-structuring protein Lsr2, protein MAKKVTVTLVDDVDGEAPADETVEFGIDGVTYEIDLSSKNAEKLRNQLTTWVEHARRVSGRRRGRGSSGSGRGRASIDREQSAAIREWARKNGHNVSSRGRIPAEVVDAFNAAN, encoded by the coding sequence ATGGCTAAGAAGGTCACGGTTACGCTTGTCGATGACGTCGATGGCGAGGCGCCAGCCGACGAGACCGTTGAATTCGGTATTGACGGCGTGACTTACGAGATCGACCTTTCTTCTAAGAATGCAGAGAAGCTGCGTAATCAGCTCACTACATGGGTCGAACATGCTCGTCGCGTCAGTGGGCGCCGTCGTGGCCGGGGGAGTTCGGGGTCGGGTCGCGGTCGCGCGAGCATCGATCGTGAGCAGAGTGCCGCGATCCGTGAGTGGGCGCGCAAGAACGGTCACAATGTGTCCTCACGTGGCCGCATTCCCGCCGAAGTTGTCGACGCGTTCAACGCCGCCAACTAA
- a CDS encoding nitroreductase/quinone reductase family protein: MTSTTLRRVDPTERAAPARRAYVAFLGTRVGRWTAINIAPKADPWLLTISGGRVGMALILPSTLLTTRGAKTGRARSNAVLYFNDGADVIVIASSYGRESNPSWYYNLTTHPAVTVGDGQSMTATEVAEESERIRLWSLADRIYPLFADYRVRAAASGRTIPIIRLSENA; this comes from the coding sequence ATGACGTCCACAACGCTCCGGCGGGTTGATCCCACCGAACGCGCCGCGCCGGCGCGGCGTGCTTACGTCGCCTTCCTGGGGACTCGTGTGGGGCGCTGGACTGCGATCAACATCGCACCGAAGGCGGACCCGTGGCTGCTGACGATCTCGGGTGGACGTGTGGGTATGGCCTTGATACTGCCGTCCACACTGCTCACCACCAGGGGAGCTAAGACTGGGCGGGCGCGGAGCAACGCGGTGCTGTATTTCAACGACGGCGCGGATGTCATCGTGATTGCCTCCAGTTACGGCAGGGAGAGCAATCCGTCCTGGTACTACAACCTCACGACGCACCCGGCGGTCACAGTCGGCGATGGGCAGTCCATGACGGCAACTGAGGTAGCGGAGGAGTCTGAGCGAATCCGGTTGTGGAGCTTGGCCGACCGGATCTACCCTCTGTTCGCCGACTACCGGGTGCGCGCCGCGGCGTCTGGCCGCACCATCCCGATTATCCGACTGAGTGAAAATGCCTGA
- a CDS encoding type III pantothenate kinase → MLLAIDVRNTHTVLGLVSGTGEHAKVVQHWRIRTEPEITADELALTIDGLIGDDSETLTGVAALSTVPSVLHEMRGMFDQYWSAVPQVLIEPGVRTGLPLLVDNPKEVGADRIVNCLAAHNRFGSACIVVDFGSSICVDVVSAKGEFLGGAIAPGVQVSSDAAAARSAALRRVELTRPRSVVGKNTVECMQAGAVFGFAGLVDGLVERVRRDIEGFGGAGATVVATGHTAPLILPETHTVDRYEAHLTLDGLRLVYERNRADQRGKPRSAK, encoded by the coding sequence GTGCTGCTGGCCATCGACGTACGTAACACCCATACCGTCCTCGGGTTGGTATCGGGCACCGGCGAGCATGCCAAGGTCGTTCAGCACTGGCGGATTCGCACGGAACCCGAGATCACCGCTGATGAGCTGGCCCTCACCATCGACGGACTGATCGGCGATGACAGCGAGACGCTGACCGGCGTCGCGGCACTGTCCACCGTGCCCTCTGTGTTGCACGAAATGCGGGGAATGTTCGATCAGTACTGGTCGGCTGTTCCGCAGGTCCTCATCGAGCCGGGCGTGCGTACGGGCCTGCCGCTGCTCGTCGACAACCCGAAAGAAGTCGGCGCCGACCGAATAGTGAATTGCCTTGCCGCACACAATAGATTTGGTTCGGCATGCATCGTGGTGGACTTTGGATCCTCGATCTGTGTGGATGTGGTGTCGGCCAAGGGTGAATTCCTGGGAGGGGCCATCGCGCCGGGTGTGCAGGTGTCCTCCGATGCCGCAGCCGCCCGCAGTGCGGCCCTGCGGCGGGTGGAGCTGACGCGGCCGCGTTCCGTCGTCGGCAAGAACACAGTCGAGTGCATGCAGGCGGGGGCGGTTTTCGGATTCGCGGGGTTGGTGGACGGGCTCGTCGAGCGGGTGCGTCGGGATATCGAAGGCTTTGGCGGCGCCGGTGCCACGGTGGTGGCCACCGGTCACACGGCCCCGTTGATCCTCCCCGAGACCCATACCGTCGACCGCTACGAGGCGCACCTCACCCTCGACGGTTTGCGACTGGTGTACGAGCGCAACCGGGCTGACCAGCGCGGTAAGCCCCGCTCGGCGAAATAG
- the panD gene encoding aspartate 1-decarboxylase, protein MFRTMMKSKIHRATVTHADLHYVGSVTIDPDLMEAADLLEGEQVTIVDIDNGARLETYAITGTRGSGVIGINGAAAHLVHPGDLVIIIAYGVMSDEEARAFTPRVVFVDSDNKQVELGEHSGDPAYVPENFGLVSPRGLV, encoded by the coding sequence ATGTTCCGCACGATGATGAAATCGAAGATCCATCGCGCCACGGTGACGCATGCCGATCTGCATTACGTAGGTTCGGTCACCATCGATCCCGATCTCATGGAGGCCGCCGACTTGCTCGAGGGCGAGCAGGTCACCATCGTCGATATCGACAACGGTGCTCGGCTGGAGACGTACGCGATCACCGGCACGCGTGGCAGTGGCGTCATCGGGATCAACGGTGCCGCAGCACATCTGGTACATCCTGGGGATCTCGTGATCATCATCGCCTACGGTGTGATGAGTGATGAGGAGGCACGCGCCTTCACGCCGCGCGTGGTGTTCGTCGACTCGGACAACAAGCAGGTTGAGCTGGGCGAGCACTCCGGCGACCCGGCCTACGTACCCGAGAACTTCGGTCTGGTATCGCCCCGCGGTCTGGTGTAG
- a CDS encoding TetR/AcrR family transcriptional regulator — protein sequence MDISSEPSARGERRRIRTRTALLNAAESLLSQRSADAVRMEDVAEVAGISPASVYVHFGTKDALVSAVIQRLLEMSMAELTAAYSSEGTAFEQVRQAGLAYMRLLIDHPALTRYLSLNAIGGPANPFDEEVAEPVAALRTAFEERIQAAVDSGEIRPLDSRLLSYFLFGAWNGVAALALREDGARLTAQEVEDCLVQARELLTWGVAPIA from the coding sequence ATGGACATCAGTTCTGAGCCGTCGGCGCGGGGTGAGCGTCGTCGGATACGCACTCGCACAGCGTTGTTGAATGCTGCGGAGAGCCTGTTGTCACAGCGTTCGGCCGATGCTGTGCGCATGGAGGACGTTGCCGAGGTGGCGGGCATCTCTCCGGCTTCGGTATACGTCCATTTCGGTACGAAGGATGCGCTGGTGTCGGCGGTCATACAGCGCCTGCTCGAGATGTCGATGGCTGAGCTAACCGCCGCTTACTCAAGTGAGGGAACGGCATTCGAACAGGTGCGGCAGGCAGGGCTGGCCTATATGCGACTCCTGATCGATCACCCGGCCTTGACGCGGTATCTGTCTTTGAACGCGATCGGTGGACCGGCCAACCCCTTCGACGAGGAGGTCGCCGAGCCTGTCGCCGCGCTGCGGACGGCCTTCGAGGAGCGCATCCAAGCTGCGGTGGACAGTGGTGAGATCCGCCCGCTGGACAGCCGATTGCTCTCGTACTTTCTGTTTGGCGCATGGAACGGGGTGGCCGCGCTGGCGCTGCGAGAGGACGGTGCTCGGCTCACCGCGCAGGAGGTGGAGGACTGTCTGGTGCAAGCGCGTGAGCTACTGACCTGGGGTGTTGCCCCCATTGCTTAA
- the lysS gene encoding lysine--tRNA ligase, with protein sequence MTDPDAQTSLPEQFRIRQAKREKLLAEGVQPYPVEVPRTHSLKQVRDAYVDLETDTSTGDQVGVSGRVIFSRNTGKLCFATLQEGEGTSLQVMISLAGVGEQALADWKTDVDLGDIVFVQGEVISSRRGELSVLADSWQMASKSLRPLPVAHKEMSEETRVRQRYVDLIVRPEARQIARQRVAVMRAVRDALHRREFLELETPILQTLAGGAAARPFITHSNALDIDLYLRIAPELFLKRALVGGFDKIFELNRVFRNEGSDSTHSPEFVMLETYETYGTYDTAATMIRELIQEVADDAMGTRQVALPDGSTYDLDGEWTTMEMYPSLSEALGEEITPDTPIATLWKIAERVGAEIPTDRGYGHGKLIEELWEHQVGDKMYAPTFVRDFPVETSPLTRQHRSISGVTEKWDLYVRGFELATGYSELIDPVIQRERFVDQARLAAAGDDEAMSLDEDFLSAMEHAMPPAAGTGMGIDRLLMALTGLGIRETILFPIVRPTL encoded by the coding sequence GTGACTGATCCTGACGCGCAGACCAGCTTGCCGGAACAATTTCGCATCCGGCAGGCCAAGCGCGAGAAGCTGCTCGCCGAGGGTGTTCAACCGTATCCGGTGGAGGTACCCCGAACCCACAGCCTCAAGCAGGTTCGCGATGCGTACGTGGACCTGGAGACGGACACCAGCACGGGTGATCAGGTGGGTGTGTCGGGTCGTGTCATCTTCTCCCGCAATACCGGCAAGCTGTGTTTCGCGACGCTGCAGGAGGGCGAGGGCACCTCATTGCAGGTGATGATCAGCCTCGCCGGCGTCGGTGAGCAGGCTCTGGCCGACTGGAAGACCGACGTGGACCTCGGCGACATCGTGTTCGTACAAGGAGAGGTCATCAGCTCACGCCGAGGCGAACTGAGCGTCTTGGCGGACAGCTGGCAGATGGCTTCCAAGTCGTTGCGTCCGCTTCCCGTTGCTCACAAGGAGATGTCCGAAGAGACCAGAGTGCGCCAGCGATATGTGGATCTCATCGTGCGGCCCGAGGCGCGTCAGATTGCGCGGCAGCGTGTCGCGGTGATGCGCGCCGTTCGTGATGCTCTGCACCGACGGGAATTCCTGGAGTTGGAGACGCCGATCCTGCAGACCCTCGCCGGAGGTGCTGCGGCCCGACCGTTCATTACGCATTCCAACGCGCTCGATATCGACCTGTATCTGCGTATTGCACCGGAACTTTTCCTGAAAAGAGCGCTCGTCGGCGGCTTCGACAAGATTTTTGAGCTCAACAGAGTTTTTCGAAATGAGGGATCAGATTCGACGCATTCTCCCGAATTCGTGATGCTGGAAACATATGAGACGTACGGCACATACGACACCGCTGCAACAATGATTCGCGAGCTCATACAGGAGGTAGCGGACGACGCAATGGGTACCAGGCAGGTGGCGTTGCCCGACGGGTCGACCTACGACTTGGACGGTGAGTGGACGACGATGGAAATGTATCCGTCGTTGTCGGAAGCTCTTGGCGAGGAGATCACCCCTGATACGCCGATTGCCACGCTATGGAAGATCGCGGAGCGAGTGGGCGCAGAGATTCCCACCGACCGCGGCTACGGCCACGGAAAACTCATCGAAGAACTGTGGGAGCACCAGGTCGGTGACAAAATGTACGCACCGACGTTTGTCAGAGATTTCCCAGTTGAGACGTCGCCACTGACTCGTCAGCACCGAAGCATCTCCGGCGTGACCGAGAAGTGGGATTTGTATGTTCGAGGCTTCGAATTGGCAACTGGATACTCGGAGTTGATCGATCCCGTGATTCAGCGTGAAAGGTTCGTTGACCAGGCTCGTTTGGCCGCAGCTGGTGATGATGAGGCGATGAGCCTCGACGAGGATTTCCTCAGTGCGATGGAACACGCAATGCCTCCGGCGGCGGGAACCGGCATGGGTATCGACCGGTTGTTGATGGCACTTACCGGACTGGGAATTCGCGAGACGATCTTGTTTCCGATCGTCCGACCTACGCTTTGA
- a CDS encoding DUF2306 domain-containing protein gives MPETKELSISRVFYVATAAVAILYIPLAVNYTWPLFFPGAPRLQDGLNTLINGHAYAVGEGSVEAVRHVDYAQHRTVMAVHTTLGAIALGLAMFQFSTGLRSRYPAAHRWMGRAYLALMSVSMLTAIIFLVAAPYVGHFIGRAFDLQLWALALGTLGSSWFALYAIRNRDVITHRAWMGYGIALMMTAPLLRVLWIGLQPIVPQHDLLTNLGASAIVLGVAAPFGAAAAFVLTQPVRARVCVPSSASSTYAWIVGVAVLGSAGYAALASRLPDSIPRSLAAYHVVPVWIAIVITLTGVWHARVRDDGAREQRWRWLLCGVASAPVAACLTVLVSAPVYTAPDAVIAGGMVGAPGPIAVAFALIVYVAARRVSRPTAQPQDSVPSVREPVSR, from the coding sequence ATGCCTGAAACAAAAGAGCTCTCGATATCGCGAGTGTTCTACGTCGCGACGGCGGCGGTGGCCATCCTGTACATCCCGCTGGCCGTCAATTACACCTGGCCGCTGTTTTTTCCCGGGGCGCCCCGGCTGCAGGACGGGTTGAACACCCTGATCAATGGCCACGCCTACGCCGTGGGAGAGGGCTCGGTTGAGGCAGTCCGCCACGTCGACTACGCCCAGCATCGAACCGTGATGGCGGTGCACACCACCCTGGGCGCTATCGCCTTGGGGTTGGCGATGTTTCAATTCTCTACTGGACTGCGTTCCCGGTATCCGGCCGCGCATCGATGGATGGGTAGGGCCTACCTGGCGTTGATGAGCGTCAGCATGTTGACGGCGATCATCTTCCTGGTGGCAGCACCGTATGTCGGACACTTCATCGGCCGGGCCTTCGATCTGCAGCTGTGGGCATTGGCGCTGGGCACCTTGGGTAGTTCGTGGTTCGCGTTGTACGCGATCCGGAATCGCGACGTGATCACCCACCGCGCGTGGATGGGTTACGGCATCGCGTTGATGATGACGGCACCACTGCTCAGGGTGCTGTGGATCGGTCTGCAGCCGATCGTCCCCCAGCATGATCTGCTGACCAACCTCGGTGCCAGCGCCATAGTGCTTGGCGTCGCAGCCCCTTTCGGCGCCGCAGCCGCCTTCGTGTTGACGCAGCCTGTCAGGGCGAGGGTTTGTGTGCCGAGTTCCGCGTCTTCGACATACGCATGGATCGTGGGAGTGGCAGTACTGGGGTCGGCCGGCTACGCCGCGCTGGCGTCGCGCCTGCCCGATTCCATTCCGCGCTCGCTGGCTGCCTACCACGTGGTACCGGTGTGGATCGCCATCGTGATCACTCTTACCGGTGTGTGGCACGCTCGCGTGCGCGATGACGGTGCGCGCGAACAGCGCTGGCGTTGGCTGCTGTGCGGTGTGGCGAGCGCTCCCGTCGCGGCCTGCCTGACTGTCCTGGTCAGTGCGCCGGTGTACACGGCACCGGACGCAGTCATCGCGGGTGGGATGGTGGGTGCACCCGGACCGATAGCCGTCGCCTTCGCGCTCATTGTCTACGTCGCCGCGCGCCGGGTATCACGACCGACCGCCCAACCACAAGACTCGGTTCCATCGGTACGGGAGCCCGTCTCGCGGTGA
- the clpC1 gene encoding ATP-dependent protease ATP-binding subunit ClpC — MFERFTDRARRVVVLAQEEARMLNHNYIGTEHILLGLIHEGEGVAAKSLESLGISLEGVRSQVEEIIGQGQQAPSGHIPFTPRAKKVLELSLREALQLGHNYIGTEHILLGLIREGEGVAAQVLVKLGAELTRVRQQVIQLLSGYQGKETTESGTGGRGGEAGTPSTSLVLDQFGRNLTAAAMEGKLDPVIGREKEIERVMQVLSRRTKNNPVLIGEPGVGKTAVVEGLAQAIVHGEVPETLKNKQLYTLDLGSLVAGSRYRGDFEERLKKVLKEINTRGDIILFIDELHTLVGAGAAEGAIDAASILKPKLARGELQTIGATTLDEYRKYIEKDAALERRFQPVQVGEPTVEHTIEILKGLRDRYEAHHRVSITDGALVAAATLADRYINDRFLPDKAIDLIDEAGARMRIRRMTAPPDLREFDEKIADARREKESAIDAQDFEKAARLRDSEKQLVAQRADREKQWRSGDLDVVAEVDDEQIAEVLGNWTGIPVFKLTEEETTRLLRMEDELHKRIIGQEDAVKAVSKAIRRTRAGLKDPRRPSGSFIFAGPSGVGKTELSKALANFLFGDDDALIQIDMGEFHDRFTASRLFGAPPGYVGYEEGGQLTEKVRRKPFSVVLFDEIEKAHQEIYNTLLQVLEDGRLTDGQGRTVDFKNTVLIFTSNLGTSDISKAVGLGFSEGGGGSNYERMKQKVNDELKKHFRPEFLNRIDDIIVFEQLTQEQIIEMVDLMIGRVGKQLKAKDMAMELSDKAKALLAKRGFDPVLGARPLRRTIQREIEDTLSEKILFNEVGPGELVTVDVEGWDGEGAGEDAKFTFVGRPKPALVTGEEPAADLAASASE; from the coding sequence ATGTTCGAGAGATTCACTGACCGCGCACGGCGGGTGGTCGTGCTGGCCCAAGAAGAGGCCCGCATGCTCAATCACAACTACATCGGCACCGAGCACATCCTGCTGGGTCTGATTCACGAGGGCGAGGGCGTCGCCGCCAAGTCGCTGGAGTCGCTGGGTATTTCCCTGGAAGGGGTGCGCAGCCAGGTCGAGGAAATCATCGGCCAGGGGCAGCAGGCACCGTCCGGGCACATCCCCTTCACGCCGCGCGCCAAGAAGGTGCTGGAACTGAGCCTGCGCGAGGCGCTGCAGCTCGGCCACAACTACATCGGCACCGAGCACATCCTGCTGGGCCTCATCCGTGAAGGTGAAGGCGTCGCGGCTCAGGTGCTCGTCAAGCTGGGTGCCGAGCTGACCCGGGTGCGTCAGCAGGTCATCCAGTTGCTGAGCGGCTACCAGGGTAAGGAGACCACCGAATCCGGTACCGGCGGCCGTGGTGGCGAGGCTGGAACTCCGTCGACCTCCCTGGTTCTCGACCAGTTCGGCCGCAACCTGACCGCCGCCGCCATGGAAGGCAAGCTTGACCCGGTCATCGGCCGGGAAAAGGAAATCGAGCGGGTCATGCAGGTGCTGAGCCGGCGCACCAAGAACAACCCGGTGCTTATCGGTGAGCCCGGTGTCGGCAAGACCGCCGTTGTCGAGGGCCTGGCACAGGCCATCGTGCACGGTGAGGTGCCCGAGACCCTGAAGAACAAGCAGCTGTACACCCTGGACCTCGGGTCCCTGGTGGCCGGCAGCCGCTATCGCGGTGACTTCGAGGAACGCCTCAAGAAGGTGCTCAAGGAGATCAACACCCGCGGCGACATCATCCTGTTCATCGATGAGCTGCACACGCTGGTCGGGGCGGGCGCGGCCGAGGGCGCGATCGATGCGGCCTCCATCCTCAAGCCCAAGCTGGCCCGTGGCGAGCTGCAGACGATCGGTGCGACCACCCTCGACGAGTACCGCAAGTACATCGAGAAGGACGCCGCACTGGAGCGCCGTTTCCAACCGGTGCAGGTGGGTGAGCCGACCGTTGAGCACACCATCGAGATCCTCAAGGGTCTGCGTGACCGCTATGAGGCGCACCACCGGGTGTCCATCACCGACGGCGCGCTGGTCGCGGCGGCCACTCTGGCCGACCGGTACATCAACGACCGGTTCTTGCCGGACAAGGCGATCGACCTGATCGATGAGGCCGGTGCTCGCATGCGCATCCGCCGGATGACCGCTCCGCCAGACCTGCGCGAGTTCGACGAGAAGATCGCCGATGCGCGCCGGGAGAAGGAGTCGGCGATCGACGCCCAGGATTTCGAGAAGGCCGCGCGACTGCGCGACTCCGAGAAGCAACTGGTCGCGCAGCGGGCAGATCGCGAAAAGCAGTGGCGTTCAGGTGATCTGGATGTTGTGGCCGAGGTCGATGATGAGCAGATCGCCGAGGTGCTGGGTAACTGGACCGGTATCCCGGTGTTCAAGTTGACCGAGGAGGAAACCACTCGGCTGCTGCGCATGGAGGATGAACTGCACAAGCGGATCATCGGCCAGGAAGACGCCGTCAAGGCTGTCTCGAAGGCTATCCGCCGTACGCGTGCAGGTCTGAAGGACCCGCGGCGCCCCTCGGGTTCGTTCATCTTCGCCGGCCCGTCCGGTGTCGGCAAGACCGAACTGTCCAAGGCGCTGGCCAACTTCCTGTTCGGCGACGACGACGCGCTCATCCAGATCGACATGGGTGAGTTCCACGACCGTTTCACCGCTTCAAGGCTTTTCGGTGCTCCTCCGGGATACGTCGGATACGAGGAGGGTGGCCAGCTCACCGAGAAGGTGCGTCGCAAGCCGTTCAGCGTCGTGCTGTTCGACGAGATCGAGAAGGCTCACCAGGAGATCTACAACACCCTGTTGCAGGTCCTCGAGGACGGACGTCTTACCGACGGCCAGGGTCGCACAGTCGATTTCAAGAACACGGTGCTGATCTTCACCTCTAACCTGGGCACTTCGGACATCTCGAAGGCCGTGGGTCTCGGGTTCTCCGAGGGCGGCGGTGGCTCGAACTACGAGCGGATGAAGCAGAAGGTCAACGACGAGCTCAAGAAGCACTTCCGGCCTGAGTTCCTGAACCGCATCGATGACATCATCGTCTTCGAGCAGCTGACGCAGGAACAGATCATCGAGATGGTCGATCTGATGATCGGACGGGTGGGCAAGCAGCTCAAGGCCAAGGACATGGCGATGGAGCTCTCCGACAAGGCCAAGGCGCTGCTGGCCAAGCGTGGGTTCGATCCGGTGTTGGGTGCGCGGCCGCTGCGTCGGACCATCCAGCGCGAGATCGAGGACACCCTTTCGGAGAAGATCCTCTTCAACGAGGTCGGTCCCGGCGAGCTGGTCACGGTCGACGTCGAAGGCTGGGACGGCGAGGGTGCCGGCGAGGACGCGAAGTTCACCTTCGTCGGCCGTCCGAAGCCCGCACTGGTCACCGGCGAAGAGCCCGCCGCAGACTTGGCGGCCTCCGCCTCGGAGTAG